A segment of the Triticum urartu cultivar G1812 chromosome 1, Tu2.1, whole genome shotgun sequence genome:
TGTACTGGAAAATGGAGGCAGTATGAAAGCATATAAAGAACATAAACACAGACTAAATGCTAAATTCTGCTTACAAATGTAGGTCCGCAGGATCATGATCCTAAAGATGCTACAATTAGCATTCGGATGCGACCATGATCCTATAAAGGGCTTCTTTGGAACGAAGAAATCGAAACACTCAGGGGTGTGAAAAGCAACATGATTATACTCAGGGATGTGAAAAGCAATATGATTATACTCAGGGATGTGAAAAGCACATGATTATAGTGTTATGGCTTGGTGATCCCATATGAGACAACCACAATAATTGCTCAACAGAGCTGTTTGAATACTGCACAGACATGCACACATTTTGAGATTAGGTTTTACTTGATTAAAGAGAGATAAAGAGATCAAGGACAACGGCTTTGGTAGCCTCACACTCGTGCTCTAGTTATCCACTTACGATATTGCTTTCCCTCCTACATAGCAGGATGAAGAAGTCAGGCACCCTCCAAGGAGGGGGGGAGGAGCACAGGGCGAGGGTGGTTATGGCTCGTACAATGCATACATTACAGCTGCTACCAGATATGCAGCTCTGGGCGTACCAACACTGTATGATCATCCTGGACCAGCTTATGGAAGTAAGTCTTGAGCTCTACACTTTGCCTGATATTCTGACTTGGAAACAATTGATTGTTACTGAATGTTGCATCAAAATTGGCTAGGAGGTTACTTGAATGAGCCCCCTGTATCAAGCAAAAAGATATTTATTGGTAGACTCCCACAAGAAGCAAATACTGATGATTTATGGGATTATTTTGGCCGATTTGGCAGAATTGTGGATGCATACATTCCAAAGGTTTGGCTCTGCCCATCATTATTGGTAGTGTTTAGTCTTTTGACAACTTACAAACCCTAGTGCCATCGTAGGATCCTAAAAAGAGCGGCCACCGTGGTTTTGGTTTTGTTACTTTTGCTGAGGATGGTGTAGCAGATCGTGTAGCGCGAAGAAGTCATGAAATTTTGGGACAGGAGGTGAGAAAACAAGAGCCACTGCCTCAGCTCAGCCTGCCAAAAATGTCAGTGTGGAGATTAATTCATTGATCTGCCTTGTGTTTTCTCCCCAGGTTGCTGTAGACTCAGCTGCACCTGTTGAGGGTGGCCCCAGTCGAGGCGGTTACATGGAACCACCTGGGCCATATGGAGCTTACAGCCCGATGATGTCTTATGGCCAGTTCTCTGGCAGTCTTGGTTATGATGTAAGTAGAGAGCAGTAACTAAAGCTACTACTGTTTTCATCTTCTTCATATATATTTTTGTGAAGCGGCATAGGCTTTAAATTAGTTTCCCACTCGCTCTTCGACTTTCTCGATTATCACTTGTGAGTTGCGAGACGTTGGCTAACAAATCTTTCTCACGTTTCAGTATGGTTATGGTCCCAGTGGAAGTAGCAGCAGATCAAGAGTACAGCCACGGTACAGACCGTACTGAGGCATTTTCTTGGAGCATCTATGCGACGTGATAGCGAAGGAGATGCTAGTATGACCATGATAGTGAAAAAAAGGATGTTCCGTTGTCAGGATTCTATGGTACCGTGTATACTTATGTTTGTTTTTGTCCAGGATATGCGTAACCCTTTTTGTTCATGACGATTTTTCTGTATTCATGTGCCACCGGAAATTTGATCATATGGTGCGGCAGACTCTGAACATCACCGATTATGCTAGCTGGCACTGGCAGATGGGTTAGCTGTGCAGTTATTTTTTTACCGTGTGGTGGTTAGCTGTGCAGTTTTATTACGTTTTTCAGCGTTGGGCCTATTTGGTTTGCTCGTTCCTTGGGTAAATTCGGCTAGCCAAGGTTCCGGTTGCCCAAGTTTTATCCGAGGATTACTCTGAAAAATGCACATGTGTTGCCAGCATCTGGCAATCACTGAATCAAAGGCTAAATTCTTCAGACATCTACTGCAACGCGCACCCTTCCCTTGGTTTTGGTAAAGTGAACCTACCGGGCCTTGTTAGCTGTTACCATCTTTTCTTAGTTTGCTGTTGCAGCATTGTTGCCTCATAAGGACGTCGATAACTGCCCGATGTGTGGCATGTAGTAACACCGTCCACACGTTTTTTACATTAAAGTTGTCATCCGAAAAAAACAAAtctcaaaaaaactgaaatttgccATCCAAACAGTGCTTCACAACTAAAATTGTCATCCAGTTGTAACTAAAGCTGTCATCAAAAAACGTGTAGGCAAAATTGCTTCATGTCACATGTGTGGACGTTATCATTTGGGAAAAAAAGGGTTGCAGCACTGTCGCTGATTTTAGTACAATGTTGTACGAAACTAAGCAGACGAGTCAGACAAGCACGATTTCACAACCCACTACCATGTCAAACTAGCCCAGGTCAACAAGTACttcctctgtaaactaatataaaagcatttagattactattttagtattctaaatactcttatattagtttaaggagggagtagtaaactACTGCGATGATGTGCATGACCCAGTGCCTCGTGCTACCAAGTGACCAGTTCTTGCTGGCTACCCATCTTCTTTCGCCGTTGTCAAATAACCTGCCATGGAGAACCCGCTTCACGGCGGAGCTCGACGTCACACGGGGTTCATCCTACGGCAGGTTCGTCTCCGGCGTGCGCGACCAGCTCGTGCTCCATGCCGGCGCGACGCGCCACCTGGAGCTCGTCTTGCTTCCAGCCCAGTCCGAGGACCCCGGCAAGGCTCCATGGTTCGGCGTCACGCTCCGTTGCGGCTCCGGGCGCTCGGCGCTGCTCCGGATACGCGCAGACAACCTCTACCTCTCCGGTTACCGGAGCTCAGACGGTCTGTGGTCCGAGTTCCTCGGTGGCTCTCTCATCGCCGGCGCGACGCCGATTTCGTTCGGCGATAGCTACGGCGACATGGCGAGAGTGGCCGAGACGGCACTCGAGGCACTCACCCTCGGCAAGGAGGAGCTCCAAGCCGCGGCGGAGCGCCTCACGGCCAGCGCCGGCACTCAGCAGGAGATCGCAAGATCGCTGATGACCATGTCGGTGATGGTTTGTGAGGCCATCAGGTTCAGGAGCGTCGGCGGCGCGCTCAGCCACATGATGTGCAACGCTGCCCGGCGAGGGGTGCTGCCGGCGCACATGGTCGAGCAGGTGAAGAACTGGAGGAGCCTGTCCGAGTACTGGCTCGAGGCCGTCCTCTACGCACAGCCGTTCCTGCCGTACATAGAGGCCGACGGCAGCCAGCACTATGGCCACATCCCCCAGCACCTGCTCGCGCCGGCGAAGATCGACTGCCAGGACCACGCCATGATGGCGCTCGGCGTCGCGCTGAACCGGCAGAGGGGGCTGCAGGACAAGCACCCGGCGGCCTTCGACGAGCATTGGCGCGCCGTGCGCGTCCACGCTCGCAAGCTTGACAGGGAAAGAGCATCTGCATCCGGCACATGAGTCGGAGGCTTGGAGTAAGCTCTTTCCTATACCTGGTATATTTACCTTTTTGGCTTGAAATGTGACCCATGTTACAGAAGTTATTCTCCGGTAATGAGCTATATCTGTATCAGCAAAAATGGATTTACAGAACTGCACACGAATTCTTGCGTATCGTCATCCATGTCTTGAAACAATACGACCCCTGATGAACGGTTCGATGTCGCCTTCCAGGACCGAGTTGAGGTCGGACAACTGGATGCCCGTGTTAAGATCATGGACGAATTCCTGGGGCCCGAACGTGTATCGTCTCGTCTCGCGGTTGCATCTTTCCTCCACAGCTTGTTTCTCGATCATCTTCAGGTTTGGTACTCTTAGTTCTCTTGTTATGATGAGGAGCTTTGCTTTCAGCCTGCTCACGGCTTTTAGCTTGTTTGCGAAATAGCTTCTTTCACCTGTGGAGAGACCAACCCAGTACATTTAGCCTGCAGCTATATGCGGGTTCCCACTTGCGTGAACATTCTACATTTATGTCCATTACCTGAGCTTTCGGCAGTAACTCCGCTTGGTATGTGCTGAACTCTCACAGTGGCACCATTTCTTCGGTCTCGATTTTTAAATTCACCGGGTAACGGAGAAATCTCCAGATCATTGTCATCCAAGTGAAAATTAACCGGTCTATCCAAGAAGAGAGGAATTATATCGACTCTAGCTGAAATCGCCTGGAAGCTTTGGTAGGTTTAGAGTTAGCCATTCTGATGTGAAGCATTGTTATGAAAAGATCATGATAAAAATAAATCCATTCTAGTATCAAGCATCACAGGGAAAAGATCACAGTAAAACACCCTTCTGATGCAAAACGGCATAAGGAGAAAGTTATGCCAAAAATTGCACACACAATCTGGGCCTCCAGAACATTGTACCACAGTTTCTCCAGAAAACTAAATGAAAAGGGTTTGAACTGGGGAGACTTAACATTCTAGAACCCAGAGGCCAAAGGTCACAAGTGGGACTTCACAGAATGCGTGGGTTGTGATTTACACCAACATAATTGGGTGTAAAGAAAATGCTGAATTCTGAAGCAATATCTTGAAAATGTAAAttcaatttaaacattttaaatttTGTATTGAAGTCCATGTCTTAATTTGTTCCAGTTCTTGAGGGAGCGTGACATACTTCTATCCTTTACTCAGCATCTAGGTGGTACTTCTATATTTTGCAAGTTGCTCACTGACATAGATATATTCAGTACATGCACACGAGTCAGCTCTATTGAAATGGTTCTGAAAGTACGACTAAGGTTTTATTGATATAGCATTTGTGTTTAATTGTTTGGACTGAAAAATATCATAACAAATAGGAATAGAAAATGGAATCACCTTGCCAGTGCCAGAATTTTCAACGGAAGAGTAGATCATTCTGTGCATTCCTTTTTCTCCAGAAAGGGTACCAAACATGTACTCTGATTCAATCTCCATTGCTGCAAACTGGGTATGACCACTTGTTGATGCGATCTTCTCTACCAGTCCTTCTTTGCAACCTTGCCTTTGTGCCCAACTTGTATACATGTCAAATAGCTTCTCTGCCCATAGCTGCAATCAGAAAAAGATTTCAAAAGGGTGGGGATAATCAAAGGACTAGGCTCAGATAAACATGGACAGATGTACTTCTATACTATATCATTGAAGTGCTGATAACTGCTGACTAAGATTTGGAACAAATATTAGCAATAGCCATCCTTCACATTCGTTGTCTTAATAGCATATTACATAAATCCAATTTAAGACAAATTAATGATAACAGAATCGTGAAGTAGAGTGGTATTATGGTCAGTGCTACATTGGTGTTGCCTAATTGTAACAGCATCAAGCTTTGATCATATTTAACTTAACCAATGTCGCGACAATCAACCGACCTCTGAAGCGACACCCTCTGATCCAGCAGTGACCATGATACAAGCTCCTTCCTTGTCATATGGACCCTTAAGAAGCTCGTACATCTGGTAACGATCTAGAAACTCACTAGCATCCAAAGAGATATCATATGCTTGCTTAAATAGCTCTCCGTTTATGACATCCATGCCTGCTAGTTGACTTATCAGCTTAGCCTCTTCAGCCTGCACATTAGATCTAATGAACAACAATAACAGAATATGCTAAACTCTAATCCATCATTTCCGCAGTTCACAATGAAAGCAAAAAGGAAAGGACACTGATTCATAATTTCTGAAGTGGCAAAGGGAAGTAACTGCGCACATCGTTTAGTCCATCTTCTGCTTCTCAAGCATGATCCTTGTGC
Coding sequences within it:
- the LOC125515635 gene encoding uncharacterized protein LOC125515635 encodes the protein MASKLVVLGIPWDVDTEGLKEYMSKFGPLDDCIVMKDRSSGRSRGFGYVTFSSVEDAKNVVNSEHILGDRTLEVKIATPKEEMRAPGNKKATRIFVARIPQSVDESMFRRHFQTFGEITDLYMPKELGSKEHRGIGFVTFRSAECVDNVMQENHEIDGSTVVVDRATPKDEEVRHPPRRGGGAQGEGGYGSYNAYITAATRYAALGVPTLYDHPGPAYGRGYLNEPPVSSKKIFIGRLPQEANTDDLWDYFGRFGRIVDAYIPKDPKKSGHRGFGFVTFAEDGVADRVARRSHEILGQEVAVDSAAPVEGGPSRGGYMEPPGPYGAYSPMMSYGQFSGSLGYDTLNITDYASWQPLSNNLPWRTRFTAELDVTRGSSYGRFVSGVRDQLVLHAGATRHLELVLLPAQSEDPGKAPWFGVTLRCGSGRSALLRIRADNLYLSGYRSSDGLWSEFLGGSLIAGATPISFGDSYGDMARVAETALEALTLGKEELQAAAERLTASAGTQQEIARSLMTMSVMVCEAIRFRSVGGALSHMMCNAARRGVLPAHMVEQVKNWRSLSEYWLEAVLYAQPFLPYIEADGSQHYGHIPQHLLAPAKIDCQDHAMMALGVALNRQRGLQDKHPAAFDEHWRAVRVHARKLDRERASASGT
- the LOC125515616 gene encoding peptide chain release factor PrfB3, chloroplastic, yielding MATAASPPAAASARASAIRSRAGRLSLPAALPADGRGDTATTYKELGLYSWKRRIEDAVIRVELSASNALEREEARRIEHEEVLQSHNLWDNPAKSHETLSALSDAIRAVDHLKDLLYKAEEAKLISQLAGMDVINGELFKQAYDISLDASEFLDRYQMYELLKGPYDKEGACIMVTAGSEGVASELWAEKLFDMYTSWAQRQGCKEGLVEKIASTSGHTQFAAMEIESEYMFGTLSGEKGMHRMIYSSVENSGTGKAISARVDIIPLFLDRPVNFHLDDNDLEISPLPGEFKNRDRRNGATVRVQHIPSGVTAESSGERSYFANKLKAVSRLKAKLLIITRELRVPNLKMIEKQAVEERCNRETRRYTFGPQEFVHDLNTGIQLSDLNSVLEGDIEPFIRGRIVSRHG